One genomic segment of Mycolicibacterium psychrotolerans includes these proteins:
- a CDS encoding peroxiredoxin, protein MNRGDTVAEFELPDQTGTTRSLSGLLADGPIVLFFYPAAMTPGCTKEACHFRDLAAEFAAVGATRVGISADPVDKQARFADQQKFDYPLLSDTDGTVATQFGVKRGLLGKFMPVKRTTFVIDTDRTVLDVIASEFSMDTHADKALDALRRRQSA, encoded by the coding sequence ATGAATCGTGGCGACACCGTGGCCGAGTTCGAACTGCCGGACCAGACCGGGACGACGAGGAGCCTGAGCGGGTTGCTCGCCGATGGGCCGATCGTGCTGTTCTTCTACCCGGCGGCGATGACACCGGGGTGCACCAAGGAGGCGTGCCACTTCCGTGACCTGGCGGCCGAGTTCGCCGCGGTCGGCGCCACCCGGGTGGGCATCAGCGCCGACCCGGTGGACAAGCAGGCGAGGTTCGCCGACCAGCAGAAGTTCGACTACCCGCTGCTGTCGGACACCGATGGAACGGTGGCGACGCAGTTCGGGGTCAAGCGGGGCCTGCTGGGCAAGTTCATGCCCGTCAAGCGCACGACGTTCGTGATCGACACCGACCGCACCGTGCTCGACGTGATCGCCAGCGAGTTCAGCATGGACACCCACGCCGACAAGGCGCTCGACGCGCTGCGCCGGCGTCAGTCGGCCTGA
- the lgt gene encoding prolipoprotein diacylglyceryl transferase, with product MTSTVLAYIPSPSQGVWHLGPFPLRAYALFIIAGIVAALVLGDRRWVARGGEPGVIYDVALWAVPFGLIGGRLYHVITDWRTYFGEDGAGFAAALRIWDGGLGIWGAVALGGIGAWIACRRREIPLPAFGDAIAPGIILAQAIGRIGNYFNQELYGRETTLPWGLEIYERVNSAGVPDSLNGVSTGELIQVVHPTFLYELLWNLLVFAALLIIDRRFRIGHGRLFAMYVAGYCMGRFWIELMRSDAATHLAGIRVNSFTSTFVFIGAVVYVMAAPKGREDPASLRGKQEGDESRVEELVKDLAVGASTSGVVAAATVAAEDDEKSVAQAAEDDAVETDVLVGREADLETVEGDQVADGEELVVESVDEPGSEADLATESEPETGVGSLEADEVADAVDEADEAHAVAVEGEEAAEALVEPEDVTDEPEAAEPEAGLGSVEGDEVVDAVDEADEAHAVAVEGEEAAAALVEPEGESGGAEPEAGLGSVEGDEVAEAVGDAAVAHELAVEGEDAAEALVEPEDVTDEPEAVDDSAVAHQVAVEGEDAADALTDQVDAETNGGESQPVAEPESEAGLGSVEGDEVAEAVGDAEVAHQVAVEGEDAAEALTPDQAVAEPESEAGLGPVEGDEVAEAVGDAEVAHEVAVEGEDAAEALTDQVDAETNGAESEPVAEPESEAGLGPVEGDEVAEAVGDAEVAHQVAVEGEDAAEALTPDQAEAEPESEAGLGSVEGEDAAEALADQVEAETDGAESEPEVEIAEVEPEPEAGLGSVEGDEVAAAADDAAEAHNVAVEGQDAAEALADETAPEAASNDAEPADVSAQADPAEEGTDAAEALAGGDTETVESSDEPAADASDEAAAVDDDAPVSDTAAFEGADAAEALTADSEPAAPTSPPSTQSREFRTRTTIPAEVGQRVRQFIRRRRNR from the coding sequence GTGACATCGACGGTCTTGGCGTACATCCCGAGTCCTTCGCAGGGTGTGTGGCACCTCGGCCCGTTCCCGCTGCGGGCCTATGCGCTGTTCATCATCGCAGGCATTGTGGCCGCGCTTGTCCTCGGCGACCGGCGCTGGGTGGCGCGCGGCGGCGAGCCCGGCGTCATCTACGACGTCGCGCTGTGGGCGGTGCCGTTCGGTCTGATCGGTGGCCGGCTCTACCACGTCATCACTGACTGGCGGACCTACTTCGGCGAGGACGGAGCGGGATTCGCGGCCGCGCTGCGGATCTGGGACGGCGGGCTCGGCATCTGGGGCGCGGTGGCGCTGGGCGGTATCGGAGCGTGGATCGCGTGCCGGCGGCGGGAGATACCGCTGCCCGCGTTCGGCGACGCGATCGCGCCGGGAATCATTCTCGCCCAGGCGATCGGGCGGATCGGAAACTACTTCAACCAGGAGCTGTACGGACGCGAGACCACGCTGCCGTGGGGCCTGGAGATCTACGAGCGGGTGAATTCGGCGGGCGTGCCGGACTCGCTGAACGGGGTGTCGACCGGCGAACTCATCCAGGTGGTCCACCCGACGTTCCTGTACGAGTTGCTGTGGAACCTGCTCGTGTTCGCGGCGCTGCTGATCATCGATCGCCGGTTCCGCATCGGGCACGGCCGGCTGTTCGCGATGTACGTGGCCGGATACTGCATGGGCCGATTCTGGATCGAGTTGATGCGCAGCGACGCGGCGACGCACCTGGCGGGCATCCGGGTCAACTCCTTTACGTCGACGTTCGTGTTCATCGGCGCGGTGGTGTACGTCATGGCGGCGCCGAAGGGCCGCGAGGATCCGGCGTCGCTGCGCGGCAAGCAGGAGGGCGACGAGTCCCGCGTCGAAGAGTTGGTCAAGGATCTGGCGGTCGGAGCCTCGACATCGGGTGTGGTCGCTGCAGCGACCGTCGCCGCCGAGGATGACGAGAAGTCGGTGGCCCAGGCGGCCGAGGACGACGCCGTCGAGACCGACGTCCTCGTCGGGCGGGAAGCGGACCTGGAAACCGTCGAGGGCGACCAGGTCGCCGACGGTGAGGAGCTGGTCGTCGAGTCTGTGGACGAACCGGGCTCTGAAGCCGATCTCGCTACCGAGTCCGAGCCCGAAACGGGTGTCGGATCGCTTGAAGCAGACGAGGTCGCGGACGCTGTTGATGAGGCGGACGAGGCACACGCGGTAGCCGTCGAGGGCGAGGAAGCTGCTGAGGCGCTGGTTGAGCCTGAGGACGTGACCGATGAGCCTGAGGCCGCTGAGCCTGAGGCAGGGCTGGGGTCGGTCGAGGGCGATGAGGTCGTGGATGCTGTTGATGAGGCGGACGAGGCACACGCGGTAGCCGTCGAGGGCGAGGAAGCTGCTGCGGCGCTGGTTGAGCCGGAGGGCGAGTCCGGGGGCGCTGAGCCTGAGGCGGGTCTTGGGTCGGTCGAGGGCGATGAGGTCGCGGAGGCTGTAGGCGATGCTGCGGTGGCGCATGAGCTCGCCGTCGAGGGCGAGGACGCTGCTGAGGCGCTGGTCGAGCCGGAGGACGTGACCGATGAGCCTGAGGCGGTCGATGATTCCGCGGTCGCGCACCAGGTTGCCGTTGAGGGCGAAGACGCTGCTGATGCGCTGACCGATCAGGTTGACGCCGAGACCAATGGCGGCGAGAGCCAGCCCGTGGCTGAGCCCGAGTCCGAGGCGGGTCTGGGGTCGGTCGAGGGCGATGAGGTCGCGGAGGCTGTCGGCGATGCTGAGGTCGCGCACCAGGTTGCCGTTGAGGGCGAGGACGCTGCTGAGGCGCTGACCCCCGATCAGGCCGTGGCTGAGCCCGAGTCCGAGGCGGGTCTGGGGCCGGTCGAGGGCGATGAGGTCGCGGAGGCTGTCGGCGATGCTGAGGTGGCGCACGAGGTCGCGGTCGAGGGCGAGGACGCTGCTGAGGCGCTGACCGATCAGGTCGACGCCGAGACCAATGGCGCCGAGAGCGAGCCCGTGGCTGAGCCCGAGTCCGAGGCGGGTCTGGGGCCGGTCGAGGGCGATGAGGTCGCGGAGGCTGTCGGCGATGCTGAGGTCGCGCACCAGGTTGCCGTCGAGGGCGAGGACGCTGCTGAGGCGCTGACCCCCGATCAGGCCGAGGCCGAGCCTGAGTCCGAGGCGGGCCTGGGGTCGGTCGAGGGCGAAGACGCCGCTGAGGCGCTGGCCGATCAGGTCGAAGCCGAGACTGATGGCGCCGAGAGCGAGCCCGAGGTCGAGATCGCTGAGGTTGAGCCCGAGCCGGAGGCGGGCTTGGGGTCCGTCGAAGGTGATGAGGTCGCCGCGGCTGCCGACGATGCCGCCGAGGCGCACAACGTTGCCGTCGAGGGCCAGGATGCTGCCGAGGCGCTCGCCGACGAGACCGCTCCGGAAGCCGCATCAAACGACGCTGAGCCGGCCGATGTATCCGCGCAGGCCGACCCGGCAGAAGAAGGCACGGACGCGGCTGAGGCTCTCGCGGGCGGGGACACGGAGACCGTGGAGTCGTCAGACGAGCCGGCCGCCGACGCCAGCGACGAGGCCGCTGCGGTCGATGACGATGCTCCGGTCTCCGACACAGCAGCCTTCGAGGGCGCCGACGCAGCGGAAGCTCTCACCGCCGACTCGGAGCCAGCCGCGCCAACGTCACCTCCGTCCACGCAGTCTCGCGAATTCCGCACTCGGACAACCATCCCCGCAGAGGTCGGTCAGCGGGTCCGGCAGTTTATCCGTCGGCGCAGGAACCGCTGA
- the trpC gene encoding indole-3-glycerol phosphate synthase TrpC, which translates to MGSATVLDSILEGVRADVAAREAVVSLAEVKEKAKRAPAPLDVMAALRAPGIAVIAEVKRASPSRGELASIADPAELARAYQDGGARVISVLTEQRRFNGSLDDLDAVRAAVSIPVLRKDFIVRPYQIHEARAHGADLLLLIVAALEQPALESLLERTESLGMTALVEVHTEEEADRALQAGARLIGVNARDLKTLEVDRDCFARIAPGLPSNVIRVAESGVRGTADLLAYAGAGADAVLVGEGLVTSGDPRSAVADLVTAGTHPSCPKPAR; encoded by the coding sequence ATGGGTTCGGCAACCGTCCTCGACTCCATTCTCGAAGGAGTCCGTGCCGACGTTGCCGCTCGCGAGGCCGTCGTCAGCCTGGCCGAGGTCAAGGAGAAGGCCAAGCGTGCGCCCGCGCCGCTGGACGTGATGGCCGCGCTGCGTGCGCCCGGCATCGCGGTAATCGCCGAGGTGAAGCGTGCGAGCCCGTCGCGCGGCGAGCTGGCGTCCATCGCCGACCCGGCCGAGTTGGCCCGCGCCTACCAGGACGGCGGCGCACGGGTCATCAGCGTGCTGACCGAGCAGCGCCGGTTCAACGGCTCGCTCGACGATCTCGACGCGGTCCGCGCGGCGGTGTCGATTCCCGTGCTGCGCAAGGACTTCATCGTGCGGCCCTACCAGATCCACGAGGCCCGCGCCCACGGCGCCGACCTGTTGCTGCTGATCGTCGCGGCCTTGGAGCAGCCCGCACTGGAGTCGCTTCTCGAACGCACCGAATCGCTGGGCATGACCGCCCTGGTCGAGGTGCACACCGAGGAGGAGGCCGACCGGGCGCTGCAGGCCGGAGCCAGGCTGATCGGTGTCAACGCCCGTGACCTGAAGACGCTCGAGGTCGACCGGGACTGCTTCGCGCGGATCGCGCCGGGGCTGCCCAGCAATGTCATCCGGGTCGCCGAGTCGGGGGTGCGGGGGACCGCCGACCTGCTGGCCTACGCCGGCGCGGGCGCGGACGCCGTGCTCGTCGGTGAAGGCCTGGTCACCAGTGGAGATCCCCGCAGCGCCGTCGCTGACCTCGTCACCGCCGGTACGCATCCGTCGTGCCCGAAACCAGCGCGCTAA
- a CDS encoding TIGR02234 family membrane protein gives MTRLGQLLLVVAAGGLWGASRLTWVQVTSFDGLTHPKTDDLTGATWSTALIPLALVVLAAAVAALAVRGWPLRILAVLVGAASAAMGYLAISLWVVPDVAARAARLAEVPITDLVGTERHSTGAVLTLVAAALSLVGAVLLLRSATRGRADAGRYTRRRTDAEEPGAAMSERMIWDALDAGQDPTTPDNKGR, from the coding sequence GTGACCCGCCTCGGGCAGCTGCTGCTGGTGGTGGCCGCGGGCGGGCTGTGGGGCGCGTCGCGCCTGACGTGGGTGCAGGTCACCTCGTTCGACGGGCTGACCCATCCCAAGACCGACGATCTCACCGGGGCCACCTGGTCCACGGCGCTGATCCCGCTGGCGCTGGTGGTGCTGGCGGCGGCGGTGGCGGCGCTGGCGGTGCGGGGCTGGCCGCTGCGCATCCTGGCGGTGCTGGTGGGTGCCGCCAGCGCGGCGATGGGTTATCTGGCGATCAGCCTGTGGGTGGTTCCCGACGTCGCGGCCCGGGCGGCCCGCCTCGCCGAGGTCCCGATCACCGACCTGGTCGGCACCGAACGGCACTCGACGGGTGCGGTGCTCACGCTGGTCGCGGCGGCGCTGTCACTGGTCGGCGCGGTGCTGCTGCTCAGGTCGGCGACGCGGGGTCGCGCAGACGCGGGGCGGTACACGCGCCGCCGCACCGACGCCGAGGAGCCGGGCGCCGCGATGTCGGAGCGGATGATCTGGGATGCGCTCGACGCCGGGCAGGACCCGACCACGCCGGACAACAAGGGGCGGTGA
- a CDS encoding anthranilate synthase component I: protein MQSTASLALTSREDFRALAAEHRVVPVTRKVLADSETPLSAYRKLAANRPGTFLLESAENGRSWSRWSFIGAGAPSALTVRDGHAAWLGVTPQDAPVGGDPLEALRATLTLLETAALPGLPPLSSGLVGYFAYDFVRRLERLPELAVDDLGLPDMVLLLATDIAALDHHEGTITLIANAVNWNGTDERVDEAYDDAVARLDVMTAALGEPLASTVATFSRPAPLHRSQRTVEEYTAIVDKLVGDIEAGEAFQVVPSQRFEMDTDADPLDVYRMLRVTNPSPYMYLLNVPNAEGGLDFSIVGSSPEALVTVKDGRATTHPIAGTRWRGDTEEEDVLLEKELLTDEKERAEHLMLVDLGRNDLGRVCMPGTVKVEDYSHIERYSHVMHLVSTVTGMLAEGRTALDAVTACFPAGTLSGAPKVRAMELIEEVEKTRRGLYGGVLGYLDFAGNADFAIAIRTALLRGGTAYVQAGGGVVADSNGPYEYNEAANKARAVLSAIAAAETLSEP, encoded by the coding sequence GTGCAGTCCACCGCCAGCCTCGCTCTGACGTCGCGTGAGGACTTCCGGGCGTTGGCCGCCGAGCACCGTGTGGTGCCGGTGACCCGCAAGGTGCTCGCCGACAGCGAGACGCCGCTCTCGGCGTACCGCAAGCTCGCCGCGAACCGGCCCGGAACGTTCCTCCTGGAGTCCGCGGAGAACGGCCGATCCTGGTCGCGGTGGTCGTTCATCGGCGCAGGCGCCCCGTCCGCGCTGACCGTGCGCGACGGCCACGCCGCGTGGCTGGGCGTGACGCCGCAGGACGCCCCCGTCGGCGGGGATCCGCTCGAGGCGCTGCGCGCGACGCTGACGCTGCTCGAGACCGCGGCCCTGCCGGGTCTGCCGCCGCTGTCGTCGGGGCTGGTGGGATATTTCGCCTACGATTTCGTGCGCCGGCTCGAGCGGTTGCCCGAGCTCGCGGTTGACGATCTCGGTCTGCCCGACATGGTGCTGCTGCTGGCCACCGACATCGCGGCGCTCGACCATCACGAGGGCACCATCACGCTGATCGCCAACGCGGTGAACTGGAACGGCACCGACGAGCGGGTCGACGAGGCCTATGACGACGCGGTCGCCCGGCTGGACGTGATGACCGCGGCGCTGGGCGAACCGCTGGCCTCGACGGTGGCGACGTTCAGCAGGCCGGCGCCTCTGCACCGGTCGCAGCGCACCGTCGAGGAGTACACCGCGATCGTCGACAAGCTCGTCGGCGACATCGAGGCGGGTGAGGCCTTCCAGGTGGTGCCGTCGCAGCGGTTCGAGATGGACACCGACGCCGATCCTCTTGACGTCTACCGGATGCTGCGGGTCACCAACCCCAGCCCGTACATGTACCTGCTCAATGTGCCGAACGCCGAAGGCGGACTGGACTTCTCGATCGTCGGGTCCAGCCCGGAGGCGCTGGTCACCGTCAAGGACGGCCGCGCCACCACCCATCCGATCGCGGGCACCCGCTGGCGCGGCGACACCGAGGAGGAAGACGTCCTGCTCGAGAAGGAACTGCTCACCGACGAGAAGGAGCGGGCCGAGCACCTGATGCTCGTCGACCTCGGCCGCAACGACCTGGGCCGCGTGTGCATGCCGGGCACGGTGAAGGTCGAGGATTACAGCCACATCGAGCGCTACAGCCACGTGATGCACCTGGTGTCGACGGTGACGGGCATGCTCGCCGAGGGCAGGACGGCGCTCGACGCGGTGACCGCCTGCTTCCCGGCCGGCACGCTGTCCGGGGCGCCGAAGGTGCGCGCGATGGAGCTGATCGAGGAGGTCGAGAAGACCCGTCGGGGCCTCTACGGTGGCGTGCTCGGTTACCTGGACTTCGCAGGCAACGCGGACTTCGCGATCGCGATCCGGACCGCGCTGCTGCGCGGCGGCACCGCCTACGTGCAGGCGGGCGGCGGCGTCGTCGCCGACTCGAACGGCCCGTACGAGTACAACGAGGCGGCCAACAAGGCCCGCGCGGTGCTGAGCGCGATCGCGGCGGCCGAGACGTTGAGCGAACCGTGA
- a CDS encoding HNH endonuclease signature motif containing protein, which translates to MFDTGDPAALIDAMAAASRAESAAIAQRLNAIASLYQVRCRDYEEAQFWRTDVFEAVAAEVSAAQNISRGRAGNQVRLAVSLYQRLPQVAAVFARGDIDYRVLQAVIARTANVEDDIIGGLDESLAGQVRKWMRFSKAKLRDRIDVWVADYDPAAVRVPPTVEQNCYLEVEPHLEAAGMAMVGGVLDAVDAAAFDQRLDLIADSVCANDPRSKKQRRAAACGALGRGEGSLACLCGSPDCPAAKIRESAAQVVVHVLAEQATLEGTSRRPGYLAGFGVLPAESVRTAAKAAKLKPVRLPSSEPESGYRPSAGLRDFLQWRDLTCRFPGCDRPVAGCDLDHTKPWPFGPTHASGLKHYCRTDHLIKTFYTGPNGWRDEQLPDGTIILTAPTGHVYRTEAHGGILFPGLAVPTASVATTTPTDGVGRTAMMPMRTTTREQDRRERIRQERRRRLELNAEQERQRQAWLAATYEPPPF; encoded by the coding sequence ATGTTCGATACCGGTGATCCGGCCGCGCTGATCGACGCGATGGCTGCGGCCTCGCGTGCGGAGTCTGCGGCGATCGCCCAGCGCCTCAACGCCATCGCCAGCCTTTACCAGGTGCGCTGCCGCGACTACGAAGAGGCCCAGTTCTGGCGGACCGATGTGTTCGAGGCGGTCGCGGCTGAGGTGTCTGCGGCGCAGAACATCAGCCGTGGCCGCGCGGGTAACCAAGTACGGCTTGCTGTTTCGTTGTATCAGCGGTTACCGCAGGTGGCGGCGGTGTTCGCCCGCGGCGATATCGACTACCGCGTGCTGCAGGCGGTGATCGCGCGCACCGCGAACGTCGAGGACGACATCATCGGCGGCCTGGACGAGTCGCTGGCCGGTCAAGTCCGCAAGTGGATGCGGTTCTCGAAGGCCAAGCTGCGCGATCGCATCGACGTGTGGGTGGCCGACTACGATCCCGCCGCCGTCCGTGTCCCGCCGACGGTGGAGCAGAACTGCTACCTCGAGGTGGAACCCCACCTCGAGGCGGCGGGGATGGCGATGGTCGGGGGTGTCCTGGATGCGGTCGACGCCGCGGCGTTCGATCAGCGGCTGGATCTGATCGCAGACTCGGTGTGCGCCAACGATCCACGATCGAAAAAGCAACGCCGCGCCGCTGCCTGTGGCGCGCTCGGGCGAGGCGAGGGGTCGTTGGCGTGCCTGTGCGGATCGCCCGACTGCCCCGCCGCGAAGATCCGCGAGTCCGCCGCGCAGGTGGTCGTCCACGTCCTTGCTGAGCAGGCGACGCTGGAGGGGACCAGCCGGCGGCCCGGTTATCTGGCCGGGTTCGGTGTGCTGCCGGCCGAGTCGGTGCGCACCGCGGCGAAGGCGGCGAAACTCAAGCCGGTGCGGCTGCCCAGCAGTGAGCCCGAATCGGGCTATCGGCCCTCGGCCGGGCTGCGGGATTTCCTGCAGTGGCGCGATCTGACCTGTCGGTTTCCGGGGTGTGACCGCCCGGTGGCCGGGTGCGATCTGGACCATACGAAGCCGTGGCCGTTCGGACCGACGCATGCCTCCGGGCTGAAGCATTACTGCCGTACCGATCATCTGATCAAGACGTTTTACACCGGGCCCAACGGGTGGCGTGACGAGCAACTTCCCGACGGCACGATCATCCTCACGGCTCCGACTGGTCACGTCTACCGCACTGAGGCGCACGGGGGGATCCTGTTTCCCGGGTTGGCGGTACCGACCGCGTCGGTGGCCACCACGACGCCGACAGACGGGGTCGGTCGCACCGCGATGATGCCGATGCGCACGACAACCCGAGAACAGGACCGCCGCGAGCGGATCCGACAGGAGCGAAGGCGGCGCCTCGAACTCAACGCCGAACAAGAACGCCAACGACAGGCCTGGCTGGCCGCCACCTACGAACCCCCGCCATTCTGA
- the trpB gene encoding tryptophan synthase subunit beta, whose product MTAHLGPELPRASAAVAEPTAHDPDARGHFGVYGGRYVPEALMAVIEEVTAAYEKARGDQTFLDELDRLQRHYTGRPSPLYEAERMSQHAGGARIFLKREDLNHTGSHKINNVLGQALLARQMGKKRVIAETGAGQHGVATATACALLGLECVVYMGAVDTARQALNVARMRLLGATVVSVESGSKTLKDAINEAFRDWVTNADNTYYCFGTAAGPHPFPMMVRDFQRVIGLEARAQMLDQAGRLPDAVVACVGGGSNAIGIFHAFIDDPDVRLVGYEAAGDGVETGRHAATFTGGSPGAFQGSYSYLLQDEDGQTIESHSISAGLDYPGVGPEHALLKDIGRAQYKPITDTEAMDALSLLSRTEGIIPAIESAHAVAGAMKLGAELGPGAIILINMSGRGDKDVETAARWFGLLEDGAR is encoded by the coding sequence GTGACGGCACATCTCGGACCGGAACTGCCGCGCGCCAGCGCGGCGGTGGCCGAACCCACCGCGCACGATCCCGATGCCCGCGGCCATTTCGGCGTGTACGGCGGCAGGTATGTGCCCGAGGCGCTGATGGCCGTCATCGAGGAGGTGACCGCCGCGTACGAGAAGGCGCGCGGCGACCAGACGTTCCTCGACGAGCTGGACCGGTTGCAGCGCCACTACACCGGCCGCCCGTCCCCGCTGTACGAGGCGGAACGGATGAGCCAGCACGCCGGCGGCGCCCGGATCTTCCTGAAGCGGGAAGACCTGAACCACACGGGTTCTCACAAGATCAACAATGTGCTCGGGCAGGCGCTGCTGGCACGGCAGATGGGCAAGAAGCGGGTCATCGCCGAGACCGGCGCCGGCCAGCACGGCGTCGCGACAGCGACCGCTTGTGCGCTGCTCGGTCTGGAGTGTGTGGTCTACATGGGCGCCGTCGACACCGCGCGCCAGGCGCTCAACGTGGCGAGGATGCGGCTGCTCGGTGCGACGGTGGTGTCGGTCGAGTCGGGGTCGAAGACGCTCAAGGACGCGATCAACGAGGCGTTCCGCGACTGGGTCACCAACGCCGACAACACGTACTACTGCTTCGGCACCGCGGCGGGACCTCACCCGTTCCCGATGATGGTCCGCGATTTCCAGCGGGTCATCGGCCTGGAGGCCCGTGCCCAGATGCTCGACCAGGCCGGCCGACTGCCGGACGCCGTGGTCGCCTGTGTCGGCGGCGGGTCAAATGCGATCGGCATCTTCCATGCGTTCATCGACGACCCCGACGTGCGCCTGGTCGGCTACGAGGCCGCCGGTGACGGCGTCGAGACCGGGCGGCACGCGGCCACGTTCACCGGGGGATCGCCGGGCGCCTTCCAGGGCTCGTATTCGTACCTGCTGCAGGACGAGGACGGCCAGACCATCGAATCGCATTCCATCTCGGCGGGTCTGGACTACCCGGGTGTCGGGCCGGAGCATGCGCTGCTCAAGGACATCGGCCGGGCGCAGTACAAGCCGATCACCGACACCGAGGCCATGGACGCGCTGTCTCTGCTCAGCCGCACCGAGGGCATCATCCCGGCCATCGAGTCGGCCCATGCGGTGGCCGGTGCGATGAAGCTGGGCGCCGAACTGGGCCCCGGAGCGATCATCCTGATCAACATGTCCGGACGCGGGGACAAGGACGTCGAAACCGCGGCGCGCTGGTTCGGGCTGCTCGAGGACGGCGCCAGATGA
- the hisI gene encoding phosphoribosyl-AMP cyclohydrolase yields the protein MTLDPAISSRLKRNADGLFAAVVQERGTGQVLMVAWMDDDALARTLETREATYFSRSRGEQWIKGATSGHTQRVHSVRLDCDGDTVLLEVDQVGAACHTGDHTCFDGDLLLDQAD from the coding sequence GTGACTCTGGACCCGGCGATCTCGTCGCGGCTCAAGCGCAACGCGGACGGCCTGTTCGCCGCCGTGGTGCAGGAGCGCGGCACCGGCCAGGTTCTGATGGTCGCGTGGATGGACGACGACGCGTTGGCCCGCACGCTGGAAACCCGTGAGGCGACGTACTTCTCGCGATCACGCGGCGAGCAGTGGATCAAGGGTGCGACGTCGGGCCACACCCAGCGGGTGCACTCGGTGCGGCTCGACTGCGACGGTGACACCGTGCTGCTCGAAGTCGACCAGGTCGGCGCCGCGTGCCACACCGGCGACCACACCTGCTTCGACGGCGACCTGCTGCTGGATCAGGCCGACTGA
- the trpA gene encoding tryptophan synthase subunit alpha: MSRLASVFASCRDEGRAALIGYLPTGFPDVDTSIDAMVALVEAGCDVIEVGIAYSDPGMDGPTIAAATEVALRGGVRVRDTFRAVEAISNAGGNAVVMTYWNPVLRKGVDAFSRDLASAGGLGMITPDLIPDEAGEWLAASEAHDLDRIFVVAPSSTPERLSATVDASRGFVYAASTMGVTGARDAVSNAAPELVRRIKELSDIPVGVGLGVRSREQAAQIGSYADGVIVGSALVSALTDGVPAMRALTEELADGVRQRITA, encoded by the coding sequence ATGAGCCGGTTGGCAAGTGTTTTCGCGTCCTGTCGGGACGAGGGCCGGGCAGCGCTGATCGGCTACCTGCCGACCGGGTTCCCGGATGTGGACACCTCGATCGACGCGATGGTCGCCCTCGTCGAGGCGGGCTGCGACGTGATCGAGGTCGGCATCGCCTATTCGGACCCGGGCATGGACGGCCCCACCATCGCCGCGGCGACGGAGGTCGCGCTGCGGGGCGGTGTGCGGGTGCGCGATACGTTCCGTGCCGTCGAGGCGATCAGCAATGCCGGCGGCAACGCCGTGGTGATGACCTACTGGAATCCTGTGTTGCGCAAGGGTGTCGACGCGTTCTCGCGCGACCTGGCCTCGGCCGGCGGGCTCGGGATGATCACGCCGGACCTGATTCCGGACGAGGCCGGCGAATGGCTGGCCGCTTCCGAGGCGCACGACCTCGACCGGATCTTCGTGGTCGCACCGTCGTCGACGCCGGAGCGGCTCAGCGCGACGGTGGATGCGTCACGGGGGTTCGTGTACGCGGCGTCGACGATGGGCGTCACCGGTGCGCGCGACGCGGTGTCCAACGCGGCGCCGGAACTCGTGCGGCGGATCAAGGAACTCTCCGACATCCCGGTCGGTGTCGGTCTGGGCGTGCGGTCGCGTGAGCAGGCGGCGCAGATCGGCTCCTACGCCGACGGGGTGATCGTCGGGTCGGCGCTGGTGTCGGCGTTGACCGATGGTGTCCCCGCGATGCGGGCACTGACAGAAGAATTGGCTGACGGGGTACGGCAGAGGATCACTGCGTGA